One Streptosporangium sp. NBC_01495 DNA window includes the following coding sequences:
- a CDS encoding amidohydrolase family protein, which yields MSQEISRRALLTAGIAVGAVAGLGRSAAAEAGGNGGGTIALRNVTAIDATGSPPRPGLTVIVKDGWITALGRARDLRIPRGARVVDGTGKFLIPGLCDMHVHSVDAEVEQVFAPLFLANGVTTVREMAGTPFLHAWRRRVERGEVLGPRSVIGSPLLDGKPSLWEGIPGGARYFEVTNEAQARQAVRQVKRDGADFVKVYSRLSRDAFLFIADEARRQRIPFAGHLPDVVPLREASQAGMRSVEHTWGVWYATSSREAEIYRALAEIRVGGGDYNGWFNQIHPLDWMAVNSHDPGKAAAAYAQLAANRTWQVPTLMANQVIAMPDDFSGADERLRYVPRSTAETWIFMVEELYKAGRTPQIASQHRQLFEHRLRVVGAMHRAGVPIMAGTDTAAAYTYPGFALHDELELLVRAGLTPMRALQSATVEPARFLGRQDWAGTIREGKVADLVLLDADPLTDIRNTRRVHAVLAAGRLISAGQRERMLQDVAAAAGDMLQSPIAFAGRHDDHAARTRTRPRHQDSR from the coding sequence ATGTCCCAGGAAATCTCTCGTCGCGCCTTGCTGACCGCCGGGATCGCCGTGGGGGCAGTCGCCGGTCTCGGCCGGTCGGCAGCCGCCGAAGCCGGAGGGAACGGCGGCGGCACGATCGCCTTACGCAACGTCACGGCGATCGACGCGACCGGGTCACCACCACGTCCGGGGCTGACAGTGATCGTCAAGGATGGGTGGATCACTGCTCTGGGCCGGGCGCGTGATCTCCGAATTCCGCGCGGGGCGCGGGTAGTCGACGGCACGGGCAAATTCCTGATCCCGGGATTGTGCGACATGCACGTCCACAGCGTCGATGCGGAGGTGGAGCAGGTGTTCGCGCCGCTCTTCCTCGCCAATGGGGTCACCACGGTCCGGGAGATGGCCGGAACGCCGTTCCTGCATGCCTGGCGACGGCGGGTGGAGCGCGGTGAGGTGCTCGGGCCGCGGTCCGTCATCGGCAGCCCGCTGCTGGACGGAAAGCCGTCATTGTGGGAAGGCATTCCCGGCGGCGCCAGGTATTTCGAGGTGACGAACGAGGCGCAGGCACGTCAGGCCGTGCGGCAGGTCAAACGGGACGGCGCTGACTTCGTCAAGGTCTACTCGCGACTGTCCCGCGACGCCTTCCTCTTCATCGCCGACGAGGCGCGGCGGCAGCGTATCCCTTTCGCCGGGCATCTGCCGGACGTCGTGCCGCTGCGGGAAGCCTCCCAGGCCGGGATGCGCTCGGTCGAGCACACCTGGGGGGTTTGGTACGCCACATCGAGCCGGGAGGCCGAAATCTACCGAGCGCTCGCGGAGATCAGGGTCGGCGGGGGCGACTACAACGGCTGGTTCAACCAGATCCACCCGCTGGACTGGATGGCCGTCAACAGTCACGACCCGGGCAAGGCCGCCGCCGCGTACGCACAACTGGCGGCCAACCGGACCTGGCAGGTGCCCACTTTGATGGCGAATCAGGTCATCGCGATGCCCGATGACTTCTCGGGCGCCGACGAACGACTGCGGTATGTGCCTCGTTCGACCGCAGAGACCTGGATCTTCATGGTTGAGGAACTCTACAAGGCAGGCCGCACACCGCAGATCGCCTCCCAGCATCGGCAGCTGTTCGAGCACCGGCTCCGGGTGGTCGGGGCGATGCATCGCGCGGGCGTGCCGATCATGGCCGGTACCGACACCGCCGCCGCGTATACCTATCCAGGATTCGCGCTGCACGACGAACTGGAGCTGCTCGTGCGTGCCGGGCTCACCCCGATGCGGGCATTGCAGTCTGCCACCGTCGAGCCGGCCAGATTCCTCGGCCGGCAGGACTGGGCGGGCACGATCCGAGAGGGCAAGGTCGCGGACCTGGTACTGCTGGACGCCGACCCACTCACCGACATCCGCAACACGCGGCGGGTCCATGCCGTACTGGCCGCCGGCCGCCTGATCTCGGCGGGGCAACGCGAACGCATGCTTCAGGACGTGGCCGCGGCGGCCGGGGACATGCTGCAATCGCCAATAGCCTTTGCGGGTCGCCATGACGACCACGCGGCCCGAACGAGAACTCGACCACGGCACCAGGACAGCCGCTGA
- a CDS encoding IS3 family transposase (programmed frameshift) produces MAPPRKYSPELRERAVRMVFELRAAGEGTGVLARVADQLGVHREALRTWVRQTEVDGGKRPGTSTSDAWRITELERENRELRRANEILKAASAYFRPGTRSQTSALVEFIDTHREQFGVEPICAVLEFAPSTYWAAKKRESNPSARAVRDEELKKEILKVWEGPGRGLYGARKVWGQLNRQGVTVARCTVERLMRELGLCGATWSRKRPRTTVPGADRPGDLLERNFTADRPDLRWVADITYVATVSGWVYTAFVQDLYSRRIVGWQVADHLGTDLALDALEMAIWARGDVVDNLVHHSDRGVQYTSIRYAERLDQVGAARSVGSKGDSYDNAAAESLNSLYKKELIEFQGDWKGVMDVTIATMEWVAWYNSERLHSYCGNVPPAEYEETFHRSTAGADLAIENQAI; encoded by the exons ATGGCACCACCGAGGAAGTATTCCCCTGAGCTGCGGGAACGAGCTGTCCGTATGGTTTTCGAGCTGCGTGCGGCCGGTGAGGGGACGGGCGTGCTGGCCCGGGTCGCAGACCAGCTCGGGGTGCACCGCGAGGCACTGCGGACTTGGGTGCGCCAGACCGAGGTCGATGGCGGGAAGCGTCCGGGGACATCGACTTCTGACGCCTGGCGGATCACCGAACTCGAGCGTGAGAATCGCGAGTTGCGGCGGGCGAACGAGATCCTGAAGGCCGCCTCGGCATATT TTCGCCCGGGAACTCGATCCCAGACTTCCGCGCTAGTCGAGTTCATCGATACCCATCGCGAACAGTTCGGTGTGGAGCCGATCTGTGCCGTGCTGGAGTTCGCGCCGTCCACGTACTGGGCGGCGAAGAAACGGGAGTCGAATCCGTCGGCTCGTGCGGTCCGGGACGAAGAGTTGAAAAAGGAGATCTTGAAAGTATGGGAAGGCCCCGGACGTGGCCTGTATGGGGCGCGGAAGGTGTGGGGCCAGCTCAACCGCCAGGGCGTCACGGTCGCCCGGTGCACGGTCGAGCGGCTGATGCGCGAGCTGGGCCTGTGCGGGGCGACCTGGTCCCGCAAACGGCCCCGAACTACCGTCCCCGGCGCCGATCGGCCCGGTGACCTGCTGGAACGCAACTTCACCGCAGATCGGCCGGACCTGCGATGGGTCGCGGACATCACCTACGTCGCCACCGTCTCCGGCTGGGTGTACACCGCGTTCGTCCAGGACCTGTACTCCCGTCGGATCGTCGGCTGGCAGGTCGCCGACCACCTGGGCACCGATCTGGCACTCGACGCCCTGGAAATGGCGATCTGGGCGCGTGGCGACGTCGTCGATAACCTTGTCCACCATTCTGATAGAGGTGTTCAATACACTTCCATCCGCTACGCCGAACGGCTCGACCAGGTCGGTGCGGCTCGTTCTGTGGGCAGCAAGGGCGACTCGTATGACAATGCCGCTGCGGAGTCGCTCAACAGTCTCTACAAGAAGGAGCTAATCGAGTTCCAGGGCGACTGGAAAGGCGTCATGGATGTGACGATTGCCACCATGGAATGGGTTGCTTGGTATAATTCCGAAAGGCTACATTCTTACTGCGGGAACGTTCCTCCGGCCGAGTACGAGGAGACGTTCCACCGATCAACCGCCGGCGCCGACCTGGCGATCGAGAACCAAGCGATCTAG